Proteins from one Clostridium cellulovorans 743B genomic window:
- a CDS encoding class I SAM-dependent DNA methyltransferase, with protein MAIKNQKEYFNETYKNWQEVSDEKTAIIDKIIKKLGISEGESLLDVASGTGVLYENLKDISLSKYVALDISENMLKELKKLYFEAKTICADFDEDIDLGEKFDFLVIFNSIPHFENLDTVFTNVYKHLKDRGTFAIAHSRTREKLKEHHRNIGYSLGRDAIPSDDTLLKLTRNYGFKECYIEDEEIFFFSCRK; from the coding sequence ATGGCGATAAAAAATCAAAAGGAATATTTCAATGAAACCTATAAAAATTGGCAAGAGGTCTCGGATGAAAAGACTGCAATCATAGATAAAATCATAAAAAAACTTGGAATATCAGAAGGAGAGTCATTATTAGATGTGGCTTCTGGTACTGGTGTATTATATGAAAACTTAAAAGATATAAGTTTAAGTAAATATGTTGCTTTAGATATTTCTGAAAATATGCTGAAAGAATTAAAGAAATTATATTTCGAAGCTAAAACAATCTGTGCTGATTTTGATGAAGATATAGATTTAGGAGAGAAATTCGATTTCCTTGTTATCTTTAACAGCATACCGCACTTTGAAAACTTAGATACAGTTTTCACTAATGTTTATAAACATCTTAAAGATAGAGGAACCTTTGCAATAGCTCATTCCAGGACTAGAGAAAAGTTAAAGGAACATCATAGGAATATAGGTTATAGTTTAGGAAGAGATGCAATTCCAAGTGACGATACATTATTAAAACTTACAAGGAATTATGGGTTTAAAGAATGTTATATAGAAGATGAAGAAATTTTCTTTTTTAGTTGCAGAAAATAG
- a CDS encoding tRNA dihydrouridine synthase → MKFYFAPLEGVTVYLYRKAYETFFGQVDKYFMPFVSPTKNMCFTSRELNDILPEHNEGLNVVPQILTNNSEYFIHTMKDLMKFGYKEINLNLGCPAGTVVAKNKGSGFLAQREQLDQFLEEIFLKAETKISIKTRIGKDSPGEFYKLIEIFNKYPLEELIIHPRIQKDLYNNKPNMDVFKDAVSLSKNPICYNGDIFNAKDYTELIETYPNLDAVMLGRGLIANPALIGEIKNNNSADKKVMKEFHDKVYNSYQEILSGERNVLFKMMEFWFYMIHLFADSDKYLKKIRKTTSLRDYEAVIAMLFKELDIDKTKYRGFKHK, encoded by the coding sequence ATGAAATTTTATTTTGCACCATTAGAAGGCGTCACTGTATATTTATATAGGAAGGCATATGAAACCTTCTTTGGACAAGTTGATAAATACTTTATGCCTTTTGTTTCGCCAACTAAGAATATGTGCTTTACTTCTAGAGAATTAAACGATATATTGCCGGAGCACAATGAAGGACTTAATGTTGTTCCTCAAATCCTAACAAATAATTCAGAGTACTTTATTCATACCATGAAGGATTTAATGAAATTCGGTTATAAAGAGATTAATTTAAACTTAGGTTGTCCAGCTGGTACAGTTGTTGCAAAAAATAAAGGTTCAGGATTTCTTGCACAAAGAGAACAGCTTGATCAATTTTTAGAAGAAATATTTTTAAAGGCAGAGACGAAGATTTCTATAAAGACACGAATAGGAAAAGATTCTCCAGGGGAATTTTATAAACTAATTGAAATCTTTAATAAATACCCTTTAGAGGAGCTGATTATTCATCCAAGGATACAAAAGGATCTCTATAATAATAAGCCTAATATGGATGTATTTAAAGATGCAGTATCATTAAGCAAAAATCCTATTTGTTATAATGGTGATATTTTTAATGCTAAGGATTATACGGAGCTAATAGAAACGTATCCAAATCTAGATGCAGTAATGCTAGGACGAGGATTAATTGCAAATCCAGCATTAATTGGAGAAATTAAAAACAATAATAGTGCAGATAAAAAGGTCATGAAGGAGTTTCATGATAAAGTCTATAATAGTTATCAGGAAATACTTTCTGGAGAACGAAATGTACTATTTAAAATGATGGAATTTTGGTTTTACATGATACATTTATTTGCAGATAGTGATAAGTATCTTAAGAAAATAAGAAAGACAACTAGTTTAAGAGATTATGAAGCTGTGATAGCTATGTTGTTCAAAGAACTTGATATAGACAAAACAAAATATCGCGGCTTTAAACATAAGTGA
- a CDS encoding helix-turn-helix transcriptional regulator, whose translation MFNDFIKHYDLIRSILRDVFLYGCFSREDYENKKIVSSRKVSYEMRRIQQYIEKDFIKFDREGKTKLLSLSYDSITNTKNFLVSTYLNKSFTKADLLLYYHILLALNYQDGAINFKQLEEFLLDKELLDYDKISSKTIERKLKELSESMGLINCEKQGRVKQYSLAKDILKDLDNKEIVCLYLVTSLYKNIIFPNIGGYYFQDTLKQYMNFHRNINENYEDIFQYQKLHFHPIIEEEILWKLIKAISEKRKIKIEYNLNKNRRIRYDDEAVIPYKIRYDVECGRFYLVAFQKDRCLVARLDRITEVKILEEHYQVEELLEKYSSAMENSWSATQLNGKSQLQTLKFKITIKDNNEMYIVEKMKRELKTYTAYEDGENSFIFTKDVNDCYEMIPWIRGYYGKIEVIEPSYIRRKINNDLKEMLKNYGVIS comes from the coding sequence ATGTTTAATGATTTTATAAAACATTATGATCTTATACGCTCCATATTGAGGGATGTATTTTTATATGGATGCTTTTCAAGAGAAGACTATGAAAATAAAAAAATAGTGAGTTCTAGAAAAGTAAGCTACGAAATGAGAAGAATACAGCAGTATATAGAAAAGGATTTTATTAAGTTTGATAGAGAGGGGAAAACTAAGCTTTTAAGCTTAAGTTATGATTCTATTACAAATACTAAAAACTTTTTAGTTAGCACCTATCTAAATAAGAGTTTTACCAAAGCTGATTTATTACTTTATTATCACATTCTTTTGGCTCTAAACTATCAAGATGGAGCTATTAACTTTAAGCAGTTAGAAGAGTTTTTATTAGACAAGGAACTTTTGGATTACGATAAAATAAGCAGCAAGACCATAGAAAGAAAGTTAAAAGAACTTAGTGAGTCAATGGGATTGATTAATTGTGAAAAACAAGGAAGGGTCAAGCAATATTCTTTAGCCAAAGATATTTTAAAGGATTTAGATAATAAAGAAATAGTTTGTCTTTATCTAGTAACATCGTTATATAAAAATATAATATTCCCGAACATTGGGGGATATTATTTTCAGGATACCTTGAAGCAATATATGAATTTTCATAGAAATATAAATGAAAATTATGAGGATATTTTTCAATATCAGAAGCTTCATTTTCATCCAATCATAGAAGAAGAAATACTTTGGAAATTAATTAAGGCTATAAGCGAAAAGAGAAAGATAAAAATAGAGTACAATTTAAATAAGAATAGAAGAATAAGGTATGACGACGAAGCTGTTATACCTTATAAAATTCGTTATGATGTAGAGTGTGGAAGATTTTATTTAGTGGCCTTTCAGAAGGATAGATGCCTTGTAGCAAGGCTTGATAGAATCACTGAAGTTAAAATTTTAGAGGAGCATTATCAGGTAGAAGAACTTTTAGAAAAATATAGTTCTGCTATGGAAAATAGTTGGTCAGCTACCCAATTAAATGGCAAAAGTCAGCTTCAAACTCTTAAGTTTAAAATAACTATCAAGGATAATAATGAAATGTACATTGTAGAAAAAATGAAAAGGGAGCTTAAAACTTATACTGCCTATGAGGATGGAGAGAATAGTTTCATATTTACAAAGGATGTCAATGATTGTTATGAAATGATACCTTGGATAAGAGGATATTACGGCAAAATAGAGGTCATAGAGCCAAGTTACATAAGACGAAAGATAAATAATGATTTGAAGGAGATGCTTAAAAACTATGGAGTTATTTCATGA
- a CDS encoding C39 family peptidase produces MINLKRIFKLLIITFIMTLLIDPVINFASYLHVDDINIRYPQKARNIESPVSQLVVNTITKPNEAFIDVPLTNQLPELRNGCEITSLTMLLNYNGITIDKNYLAKEVKMDSTPLVLDLSGNILTWGDPNDGFVGDMIGYNADGYSIYPKALLPLVNKYMNNAGKDLTGVTIDTLKNYLIHKKPILVWVTYDFSIPDNFITWTKNGKIIKATFDQHCILLTGYDESNFYYNDPMDSEKNLAIDIETFEEVWNSMGNLALSYD; encoded by the coding sequence GTGATAAACTTGAAAAGAATATTTAAACTTTTAATAATTACATTTATAATGACACTCCTTATTGATCCAGTAATTAATTTTGCAAGTTATTTGCATGTAGATGATATCAATATAAGATATCCCCAAAAGGCTCGAAACATTGAATCCCCTGTATCACAACTTGTTGTTAACACAATCACTAAACCAAATGAAGCATTTATAGATGTACCTCTTACTAATCAATTACCTGAGCTAAGAAACGGTTGTGAAATTACAAGTTTAACTATGCTATTAAATTATAATGGAATTACTATCGATAAAAACTATCTAGCTAAAGAAGTTAAAATGGATTCAACTCCCTTAGTTTTAGATTTATCGGGTAACATATTAACTTGGGGAGATCCAAATGATGGTTTTGTTGGAGATATGATTGGTTATAATGCAGATGGTTATTCTATATATCCCAAAGCATTACTTCCTCTTGTAAATAAGTATATGAATAATGCTGGAAAAGACCTTACAGGAGTAACAATTGATACTCTTAAAAATTATTTAATACATAAAAAACCAATATTAGTTTGGGTTACTTATGATTTTAGTATTCCAGATAACTTTATTACTTGGACAAAAAATGGCAAAATCATAAAAGCGACCTTTGACCAACATTGCATTCTATTAACAGGCTATGATGAAAGTAATTTTTACTATAATGATCCGATGGATTCTGAAAAAAATTTAGCTATTGATATAGAAACCTTTGAAGAGGTTTGGAACTCCATGGGCAATTTAGCCTTGAGTTATGATTAG
- a CDS encoding RtcB family protein, whose protein sequence is MKIVQGKYNTAKVFTNNIAEEAIEQLVELCNQPFVEGCKVRIMPDTHKGSGCVIGFTADLGDKVIPNIVGVDIGCGMLTVNLGKVDLDLEMLDKVINKYIPSGKNTHEGRTVRFEKLQDLKCFRDLKNTKRIERSIGTLGGGNHFIEVDKGDDGTVYLVIHSGSRNLGTQVADLYQNLAIDLCSGKEDYFIKRDEIIKNFKECGKRKEIEKELKFLKKNYDQLNPVYPRDLCFLTGKYREEYLHDMNICQEYATLNREVMAEIILNKLLGKSLKEFQAFTTIHNYINFKDNIIRKGSISAYEGEKLLIPINMRDGSLICVGKGNEDWNYSAPHGAGRLMSRTKAKEKVDYEEFKKSMEGIYSTTVTEATIDEAPMVYKPMKEIIENIVETVEIIDIIKPIYNFKAQG, encoded by the coding sequence ATGAAAATAGTACAGGGTAAGTATAATACTGCAAAAGTATTTACAAATAATATAGCAGAAGAAGCAATTGAACAATTAGTTGAGCTTTGCAACCAACCTTTTGTTGAAGGCTGCAAGGTTAGAATAATGCCAGATACCCATAAAGGATCAGGCTGTGTTATAGGTTTTACAGCAGATTTAGGAGATAAGGTAATTCCTAATATTGTTGGAGTGGACATAGGTTGTGGCATGCTGACAGTTAATCTTGGTAAAGTTGATTTAGATTTAGAAATGTTAGATAAAGTTATAAATAAATATATACCATCAGGTAAAAACACTCATGAAGGTAGAACTGTTAGATTTGAAAAGTTGCAAGATTTAAAATGTTTCCGAGATTTAAAAAATACAAAGAGAATAGAGCGAAGCATAGGAACTCTAGGTGGAGGAAACCACTTTATTGAGGTTGATAAAGGGGACGATGGCACTGTTTATTTAGTAATTCATTCAGGAAGTAGAAATTTAGGTACACAAGTTGCAGATTTATATCAGAATTTAGCTATAGATTTATGTTCTGGTAAAGAAGATTATTTTATTAAGAGAGATGAAATTATCAAGAACTTTAAAGAATGTGGAAAGAGAAAAGAAATAGAAAAGGAATTAAAGTTTTTAAAAAAGAACTATGATCAGTTAAATCCAGTTTACCCAAGAGATTTATGCTTTTTAACTGGAAAGTATAGAGAAGAATATCTTCATGATATGAACATATGTCAAGAATACGCAACACTAAATAGAGAAGTTATGGCAGAGATTATTCTTAATAAGCTTTTAGGCAAGAGTTTGAAAGAGTTTCAGGCTTTCACTACTATTCATAATTATATTAATTTCAAAGATAACATTATAAGAAAAGGTAGTATTTCAGCTTATGAAGGAGAAAAGCTACTTATTCCAATAAACATGAGAGATGGAAGCCTTATTTGTGTTGGAAAAGGTAATGAGGATTGGAATTATTCTGCACCACATGGAGCTGGAAGATTAATGAGTAGAACAAAAGCCAAAGAAAAGGTTGATTATGAAGAGTTTAAAAAATCTATGGAGGGAATATATTCTACAACTGTTACAGAGGCAACAATAGATGAAGCTCCAATGGTATATAAACCGATGAAAGAAATTATCGAAAATATTGTCGAAACTGTGGAGATTATTGATATAATTAAACCAATATATAATTTTAAAGCTCAAGGATAA
- a CDS encoding TROVE domain-containing protein — protein sequence MSKFNRNSKNLFKNNQGHIAYKMSLIDRLIIEVLSCFFGEDKFYGNNSSEIINDIRAVCKIDPAFIANLAIYARKEMHLRSISHVLVSELAKSPLGKRYARETINEVIERVDDMSEILVYYLNEFGKPIPNSVKKGIADKLLTFDEYSLAKYNGDKEVKLRDILCLVHPKAKNQEQSNMFKRLLEGNLRTPTTWQTKLSAQGNTKESWEQLIENNNLGYMALLRNLRNIVKANPRNLDKVYEMLANKERVIKSKQLPFRFYTAFSVLYRENFGSSKLYDALETSIKHSTNNVTKLKGKTFVSADVSGSMTFPISANSEITSADIAVLMMAMANYICEDAITSTFDIRFKLRPIASTNGIISNALSIPVTGGGTDITLPIKYLLDNNIYVDRIIILSDNEINRGYQSTCQEYVEEYKKKINQKVWVHGIDMQGYGTQQFYGEQINIIAGWSERTLEFISTVEEGLGNLRSKIENYYFKEQGNYENSTG from the coding sequence ATGAGTAAGTTTAACAGAAACTCAAAGAATTTATTCAAAAATAACCAAGGACATATAGCTTATAAAATGAGTCTAATAGATAGGTTAATAATAGAAGTTTTATCATGCTTCTTTGGAGAAGATAAATTCTATGGAAATAATTCTTCTGAAATTATTAATGACATAAGAGCGGTTTGCAAAATAGATCCGGCTTTTATTGCTAATTTAGCTATATACGCTAGAAAAGAAATGCATTTAAGAAGCATATCTCATGTTTTAGTTTCGGAACTCGCAAAGTCACCTTTAGGCAAAAGATATGCTAGAGAAACTATAAATGAAGTAATCGAGAGAGTAGACGATATGTCAGAGATTTTAGTGTATTATCTAAATGAATTTGGAAAGCCGATACCTAACTCAGTGAAGAAGGGAATAGCAGATAAGTTATTAACTTTTGATGAATATAGCTTAGCTAAATATAATGGAGATAAAGAAGTAAAGCTTAGAGATATATTGTGTTTAGTTCATCCAAAGGCAAAGAATCAAGAACAAAGTAATATGTTTAAGCGGTTACTAGAAGGAAACCTAAGAACTCCTACTACATGGCAAACAAAATTATCAGCACAGGGAAATACAAAGGAGTCTTGGGAGCAGTTAATTGAGAATAATAACCTTGGATATATGGCTTTATTAAGAAATCTAAGAAATATAGTAAAGGCTAATCCAAGGAATTTAGATAAGGTCTATGAAATGTTGGCGAATAAAGAAAGAGTAATTAAAAGCAAACAATTACCTTTTAGATTTTATACAGCATTTAGTGTTTTATATAGAGAAAATTTTGGGAGTTCAAAATTGTATGATGCTTTAGAAACGTCAATTAAACATTCAACTAATAATGTTACAAAGCTTAAGGGTAAGACCTTTGTTTCTGCTGATGTCTCAGGTTCAATGACATTCCCAATAAGTGCAAATAGTGAAATTACTTCAGCAGATATTGCGGTGCTTATGATGGCAATGGCTAATTATATCTGTGAGGATGCTATTACAAGTACCTTTGATATAAGGTTTAAGTTAAGACCAATAGCTAGTACTAACGGTATTATATCAAATGCCTTATCGATACCTGTTACTGGTGGTGGCACTGATATTACATTACCGATAAAGTATTTATTGGATAATAATATTTATGTAGATAGAATAATAATACTATCTGATAACGAAATAAATCGTGGATATCAGAGTACTTGCCAAGAATATGTTGAGGAATATAAAAAGAAGATAAATCAAAAGGTTTGGGTTCATGGAATAGATATGCAAGGCTATGGAACACAACAGTTCTATGGAGAGCAAATTAATATAATTGCAGGCTGGAGCGAAAGAACTTTAGAATTTATTTCTACTGTTGAAGAAGGGTTAGGAAATTTAAGAAGCAAAATAGAAAACTATTATTTTAAGGAGCAAGGTAATTATGAAAATAGTACAGGGTAA
- a CDS encoding MerR family transcriptional regulator: MRTVNEVSKLAGVSIRTLHYYDEINLLKPTTVTEAGYRLYTNDDLIMLQQILLFKELGVSLEGIKKILRSADYDKHKVLECQQQLLSIKRNRLNSLINKLDNMINDNKLIDFNFFDNSETEWELIWDEIYHKQGEVQSEVLKTVMEAAEYFKNHDMKKVLDLGCGMGRHSLYLAKQGFCVTACDISEKGLEVTRRKAKKVGFEIDTVCCDMRELPFKDNTFDAILCTWVSGHGNLQDMKKHADEMLRVVKPNGIIFVDYPSRNDERYGIGIEIEKHTFTYNMPGEEKIPHHYSDEQEIIETYKGHYTDVKPHRYSFYDKEKNEYFIDAYLCYIQKKRLEKR, translated from the coding sequence ATGAGAACTGTAAATGAAGTGTCAAAGTTAGCAGGCGTTAGTATAAGAACCTTACATTATTATGATGAAATTAACTTGTTAAAGCCAACAACAGTTACGGAGGCTGGTTATAGATTATATACAAATGATGATTTAATTATGTTGCAACAAATTTTACTATTTAAAGAATTAGGTGTTTCACTTGAGGGAATCAAAAAAATTTTAAGAAGTGCTGATTATGATAAACATAAAGTACTAGAATGTCAGCAGCAATTATTGTCCATTAAAAGAAATAGGTTAAATAGTTTGATTAACAAGCTTGATAATATGATTAATGATAATAAACTAATAGATTTCAATTTCTTTGATAATAGCGAAACTGAATGGGAATTAATATGGGATGAGATTTATCATAAGCAGGGAGAAGTTCAGAGCGAAGTACTTAAAACAGTGATGGAAGCGGCAGAATATTTTAAGAACCATGATATGAAGAAAGTATTAGACTTAGGTTGTGGAATGGGAAGACACTCTTTATATTTAGCAAAACAAGGATTCTGTGTAACAGCTTGTGATATTTCTGAAAAAGGTTTAGAGGTTACTAGAAGAAAAGCAAAAAAGGTTGGCTTTGAAATTGATACAGTTTGCTGTGATATGAGAGAGCTTCCATTCAAGGATAATACCTTTGATGCAATATTATGTACATGGGTGTCTGGTCATGGAAATCTACAGGATATGAAAAAGCATGCGGATGAAATGTTAAGAGTAGTGAAGCCAAATGGAATTATTTTTGTAGATTACCCTTCTAGAAATGATGAAAGATATGGTATTGGAATTGAAATTGAGAAGCATACATTTACTTACAACATGCCTGGAGAAGAAAAAATACCACATCATTATTCTGATGAGCAGGAGATTATTGAGACCTATAAAGGACATTATACTGATGTTAAACCACATAGATATTCATTTTATGATAAAGAAAAAAATGAATACTTTATAGATGCGTATCTTTGCTATATACAAAAGAAAAGGTTGGAGAAAAGATGA
- a CDS encoding WYL domain-containing protein has product MELFHEYKNRYFNLVFKILNLSKDGLFKEEILEIIDKEAYEEKLIGKDFITFEGLILNQYSEEENLNLLKKEKEKYYPILENYKDLPLAVRFSKVEKQWLKVMLKEKTARNLLGDTLVSKLQEELEDVQAIDSDVIEKTNRLWDDEENDFRLLREVFFTVIEGILNNSPIRYTSVDKNGNEYKDKVAIPIRVEYSLRDENFRLSVHSIDEDRPIMLLLKNVKTIALEPNIKVSKSREEIIRNLKDTRYSKEPIVLELIDEKMAMERCFMGLSSYERSTRNLGDNKYEVKVFYYTFDEDEVIRKILSLGPYVTVKSPECVRNKIIDILKSC; this is encoded by the coding sequence ATGGAGTTATTTCATGAATATAAAAATAGATATTTTAATTTGGTTTTTAAGATATTGAATTTATCAAAGGATGGCTTATTTAAAGAGGAAATATTAGAAATTATAGATAAAGAAGCTTATGAGGAAAAGTTAATAGGTAAGGATTTTATAACCTTTGAGGGATTAATTTTAAATCAGTATAGTGAAGAGGAGAATCTTAATCTACTTAAGAAAGAAAAGGAAAAATATTATCCGATTTTAGAAAATTATAAAGACTTGCCACTTGCCGTTAGGTTTTCTAAGGTGGAAAAACAGTGGCTTAAAGTAATGTTAAAAGAGAAAACAGCAAGAAATCTTTTAGGAGATACACTAGTATCAAAGCTTCAAGAAGAACTAGAAGATGTACAAGCTATTGACAGTGATGTAATAGAAAAGACCAATAGACTTTGGGATGATGAAGAAAATGATTTTAGGCTTCTTAGAGAAGTTTTTTTTACTGTAATTGAAGGGATTTTAAATAATTCACCTATAAGATATACAAGTGTAGATAAAAACGGAAATGAATATAAGGACAAGGTTGCCATACCGATTAGAGTTGAGTATTCATTGAGGGATGAGAATTTTAGATTATCAGTTCACTCTATAGATGAAGATAGACCTATCATGCTTTTATTAAAGAATGTTAAAACTATAGCATTGGAGCCTAATATTAAGGTTAGTAAGAGTAGAGAAGAGATTATTAGGAACTTAAAGGATACTAGATATTCTAAGGAACCTATAGTTTTGGAGCTTATTGATGAAAAGATGGCCATGGAAAGATGCTTTATGGGGCTCTCTTCTTATGAAAGAAGTACAAGAAACTTGGGTGATAATAAATATGAGGTTAAGGTTTTTTATTATACCTTTGATGAGGATGAGGTTATAAGAAAAATTTTATCCTTGGGTCCTTATGTAACAGTAAAATCTCCTGAGTGTGTAAGAAATAAAATTATAGATATTTTAAAATCTTGTTAG
- a CDS encoding hydrogenase maturation nickel metallochaperone HypA, which yields MHEVGVMIEVVQTVENFARRNGVTKIETLVLQVGELSAMIPRYLEACYPAAVEGTMLQDTNLKIEVLPGNGICKACNKVFNIIANNSTCPNCGSRHWEVLCGKEFMIKEIVAC from the coding sequence TTGCATGAAGTTGGAGTTATGATTGAAGTTGTTCAAACTGTTGAAAACTTTGCAAGAAGAAATGGCGTAACAAAAATAGAGACTTTGGTGTTGCAAGTTGGTGAGCTTTCAGCAATGATTCCAAGATATCTTGAAGCTTGTTACCCAGCAGCAGTTGAAGGAACCATGCTACAAGATACCAATTTGAAAATTGAAGTATTACCTGGAAATGGTATCTGTAAAGCGTGCAATAAAGTTTTTAACATTATTGCTAACAATAGTACATGCCCAAACTGTGGAAGCAGACACTGGGAAGTATTATGTGGAAAAGAATTTATGATTAAGGAAATTGTTGCTTGTTGA